A window from Triticum aestivum cultivar Chinese Spring chromosome 6D, IWGSC CS RefSeq v2.1, whole genome shotgun sequence encodes these proteins:
- the LOC123144235 gene encoding zinc finger CCCH domain-containing protein 14-like — translation MAYSRELLLAVGSLEACKLLPADADLAKHPDDAALWVPSQTLAGGAPGGLGDPELPRRNRAEPEEFQAGAGSKSKPCVRFFSTAGCRFGSNCHFIHDIPAGSHAVAETSIPSGPAPAPAQDEEELVRLNPTPPPLVMDKPRPTGDHALRAPTPPNAAPAMSKITVDASLAGAVIGRGGATIREISRASGARLRIRDHERDAGLKNVELEGTPDQIRHASAMVWEHLPVLGGGRYNGVKTRLCAHFARGSCTYGDGCRFAHSESELRRPAPAPRDPCGW, via the exons ATGGCGTACTCGAGGGAGCTCCTGCTCGCCGTCGGCAGCTTGGAGGCATGCAAGCTGCTGCCCGCCGACGCCGACTTGGCCAAGCACCCCGATGACGCCGCACTGTGGGTTCCTTCCCAAACTCTGGCTGGAGGTGCTCCTGGAGGCCTAGGGGATCCGGAATTGCCTCGGCGAAACCGAG CAGAGCCGGAGGAGTTTCAAGCAGGCGCAGGAAGCAAATCCAAGCCATGCGTCAGGTTCTTCAG CACCGCAGGTTGCCGCTTTGGTTCCAACTGCCACTTCATCCACGACATCCCGGCCGGCTCCCATGCCGTCGCAGAAACGAGCATCCCGAGTGGTCCAGCTCCGGCTCCAGCACAAGACGAGGAGGAGCTTGTCAGGCTCAATCCAACGCCGCCACCCCTGGTCATGGACAAACCAAGGCCCACCGGCGACCATGCACTCAGAGCACCGACGCCGCCCAACGCAGCTCCGGCGATGTCCAAGATCACCGTGGACGCGTCCCTCGCGGGCGCTGTCATCGGGCGGGGCGGAGCGACCATCAGGGAGATATCCCGGGCCAGCGGCGCCAGGCTGCGCATCCGCGACCACGAGCGGGACGCCGGCTTGAAGAACGTGGAGCTGGAGGGCACGCCCGATCAGATCAGGCACGCCAGCGCTATGGTCTGGGAGCATCTCCCGGTGCTCGGCGGAGGGCGATATAACGGCGTCAAGACCAGGCTGTGCGCGCACTTTGCCAGAGGATCCTGCACGTATGGCGACGGCTGCCGCTTTGCCCACAGCGAGAGCGAGCTACGCAGGCCGGCTCCTGCTCCTCGAGATCCGTGTGGTTGGTAG
- the LOC123144234 gene encoding zinc finger CCCH domain-containing protein 14 isoform X2 translates to MSNLGGQAFAHPQGRMPTGSAVPDGHPTPTVKTKLCNKYNTAEGCKWGDKCHFAHGERELGKQTFINNSMPPHMGPRPTGHFGPPAMPSPGMATPAGFGASSTAKVSVDASLAGAIIGRGGVNTKQISRVTGAKLAIRDHESNEALKNIELEGTFDQINNASAMLRELIFRISGGANAPPPGVILAGGSQRGGGGGGQGSNFKTKLCDNFTKGSCTFGDRCHFAHGENELRKSAAA, encoded by the coding sequence ATGAGCAACCTGGGTGGCCAAGCATTTGCACACCCCCAAGGAAGAATGCCCACAGGATCTGCTGTTCCAGATGGCCACCCTACACCAACTGTCAAGACTAAATTGTGCAACAAGTATAACACTGCAGAGGGATGCAAATGGGGCGACAAGTGCCACTTTGCACATGGTGAGAGGGAGCTCGGCAAGCAGACGTTCATCAACAACTCCATGCCACCCCATATGGGACCAAGGCCCACCGGTCACTTTGGACCTCCGGCAATGCCCAGCCCTGGCATGGCCACTCCAGCAGGTTTCGGGGCGTCCTCCACAGCCAAGGTCAGTGTCGATGCATCCCTCGCAGGCGCCATCATCGGGCGGGGTGGAGTCAACACAAAGCAGATATCCCGAGTCACCGGGGCCAAGCTGGCCATCCGGGACCACGAATCAAACGAAGCCTTGAAAAACATTGAGCTCGAGGGCACGTTTGATCAGATCAACAACGCCAGCGCCATGCTCAGGGAGTTGATCTTCAGGATCAGCGGCGGCGCCAACGCCCCTCCGCCGGGCGTGATCCTGGCTGGAGGATctcagcgcggcggcggcggcggtgggcaggGAAGCAACTTCAAGACCAAGCTGTGCGACAACTTCACGAAAGGATCGTGCACGTTTGGCGACAGATGCCACTTTGCCCATGGCGAGAACGAGCTGCGCAAGTCGGCTGCCGCGTGA
- the LOC123144234 gene encoding zinc finger CCCH domain-containing protein 14 isoform X1: MEGGGRKRGTADGAAVGGKRTRESESFQTGVGSKSKPCTKFFSTSGCPFGEGCHFLHYFPGGHQAVAKMSNLGGQAFAHPQGRMPTGSAVPDGHPTPTVKTKLCNKYNTAEGCKWGDKCHFAHGERELGKQTFINNSMPPHMGPRPTGHFGPPAMPSPGMATPAGFGASSTAKVSVDASLAGAIIGRGGVNTKQISRVTGAKLAIRDHESNEALKNIELEGTFDQINNASAMLRELIFRISGGANAPPPGVILAGGSQRGGGGGGQGSNFKTKLCDNFTKGSCTFGDRCHFAHGENELRKSAAA; encoded by the exons ATGGAAGGCGGCGGCCGCAAGAGGGGCACGGCCGATGGCGCCGCCGTCGGAGGCaagcgcacgcgag AATCGGAGTCATTTCAAACCGGTGTAGGAAGCAAATCGAAGCCATGCACCAAATTTTTCAG TACCTCTGGTTGCCCCTTTGGCGAGGGTTGCCATTTCCTCCATTACTTCCCCGGTGGCCACCAGGCTGTTGCAAAGATGAGCAACCTGGGTGGCCAAGCATTTGCACACCCCCAAGGAAGAATGCCCACAGGATCTGCTGTTCCAGATGGCCACCCTACACCAACTGTCAAGACTAAATTGTGCAACAAGTATAACACTGCAGAGGGATGCAAATGGGGCGACAAGTGCCACTTTGCACATGGTGAGAGGGAGCTCGGCAAGCAGACGTTCATCAACAACTCCATGCCACCCCATATGGGACCAAGGCCCACCGGTCACTTTGGACCTCCGGCAATGCCCAGCCCTGGCATGGCCACTCCAGCAGGTTTCGGGGCGTCCTCCACAGCCAAGGTCAGTGTCGATGCATCCCTCGCAGGCGCCATCATCGGGCGGGGTGGAGTCAACACAAAGCAGATATCCCGAGTCACCGGGGCCAAGCTGGCCATCCGGGACCACGAATCAAACGAAGCCTTGAAAAACATTGAGCTCGAGGGCACGTTTGATCAGATCAACAACGCCAGCGCCATGCTCAGGGAGTTGATCTTCAGGATCAGCGGCGGCGCCAACGCCCCTCCGCCGGGCGTGATCCTGGCTGGAGGATctcagcgcggcggcggcggcggtgggcaggGAAGCAACTTCAAGACCAAGCTGTGCGACAACTTCACGAAAGGATCGTGCACGTTTGGCGACAGATGCCACTTTGCCCATGGCGAGAACGAGCTGCGCAAGTCGGCTGCCGCGTGA
- the LOC123144236 gene encoding nicotianamine aminotransferase 1, which yields MANNGSSSRRGDGDVGATPSRWRFFRPTAGTPLAAAGSMSIRSVLNRLNSSVDASGTRPVVPLGHGDPTSSACFRTAPEAEDAVVDALRSRKHNGYSPTVGVPQARSAIAEYLSRDLPYELSPDDIYLTSGCVQAIEIMISVLAQPGANILLPRPGFPMYESRTTFSELEVRYFDLVPERGWEADLESVKAIADENTVAMLIINPSNPCGSVYSHDHLAQIAETAGELGILIIADEVYDHLAFGSKPFIPMGVFGKTVPVITLGAISKRWLVPGWRLGWIATCDPNGILKETKIDQSIQNYINITSDPATFIQGAVPQIIANTKEEYFNKILDLLRNSADLCYGKIKDIRGITCPHKPEGSMFVMAKLDLSFLDGFSDDIDFCCRLAKEESVIVLPGTALGMKDWVRITFAIDLPSLEDGLERLKSFCERHAKVEA from the exons ATGGCGAACAACGGCAGCAGCAGCCGCCGCGGGGACGGCGACGTCGGCGCGACCCCATCCCGATGGCGTTTCTTCCGGCCAACGGCCGGCACGCCGCTGGCGGCCGCCGGCAGCATGAGCATCCGCTCGGTGCTCAACCGTCTCAACTCGTCCGTCGACGCGTCCGGGACGCGCCCCGTCGTGCCGCTCGGCCACGGCGACCCCACCTCCTCCGCCTGCTTCCGGACCGCGCCGGAGGCCGAGGACGCCGTCGTGGACGCGCTCCGCTCCAGGAAGCACAACGGCTACTCCCCCACCGTCGGTGTGCCCCAGGCGCGCAG TGCTATTGCAGAGTACCTGTCTCGAGACCTTCCTTATGAGCTTTCGCCAGATGATATCTACCTCACCTCCGGATGCGTCCAGGCCATCGAGATCATGATCTCTGTTCTTGCCCAGCCCGGGGCTAACATCTTGCTCCCAAGACCCGGGTTTCCGATGTACGAGTCGCGGACCACATTCAGTGAGCTAGAGGTTCGATATTTCGACCTCGTCCCCGAAAGAGGCTGGGAGGCAGACCTCGAGTCTGTGAAGGCTATCGCTGATGAGAACACGGTTGCGATGCTCATCATCAATCCCAGTAACCCTTGTGGGAGTGTCTACTCACATGATCATTTGGCCCAA ATTGCAGAAACCGCAGGAGAACTTGGCATATTGATAATTGCTGATGAGGTATACGACCACTTGGCATTTGGGAGTAAGCCTTTTATACCGATGGGCGTTTTTGGCAAGACGGTCCCAGTCATCACCTTGGGAGCTATATCTAAAAGATGGCTTGTGCCTGGTTGGCGACTTGGATGGATCGCAACGTGTGACCCAAATGGCATCTTAAAGGAAACCAAG ATTGACCAGTCAATTCAAAACTATATTAACATCACAAGTGATCCTGCAACATTCATTCAG GGAGCAGTCCCTCAAATTATAGCTAACACAAAGGAAGAATACTTCAACAAAATTCTTGATTTATTAAGAAACTCGGCAGATTTATGTTACGGTAAAATAAAGGACATCAGGGGCATTACATGTCCGCACAAACCGGAGGGATCAATGTTTGTGATG GCTAAGTTGGACCTCTCTTTCTTGGATGGCTTTTCTGATGATATAGATTTCTGCTGCAGGCTGGCAAAAGAAGAATCTGTAATAGTTTTACCAG GTACTGCACTGGGAATGAAGGATTGGGTTCGGATCACTTTCGCCATTGACCTGCCATCTCTTGAGGATGGCCTGGAAAGGCTGAAATCTTTCTGCGAGAGGCATGCTAAAGTAGAAGCCTAA